One segment of Solanum stenotomum isolate F172 chromosome 1, ASM1918654v1, whole genome shotgun sequence DNA contains the following:
- the LOC125853899 gene encoding uncharacterized protein LOC125853899 isoform X4, with product MAKRSHRHALRYEKDRAGCIWGLISIFDFRHGRATRKLLSDRTRGSKPVLGKNLGSASSSSMQELPNPSDDRLNIEDDEENEVAVPDPRTSVKELMEEEMVNEQSLKDQCNGSEIDAEDVDSQKSWRSRKNSRRTRRAFSRPSNTHSHDLDDAGNLRSEAPCHQDSGGTALDDLDIVMEELRQIHQKNRKFVKLRQGSHNAHNNQSDQTHPVVEEKVNAAIEVFINQRSRNNKQLGEDNKTLQSKEFMDALQTLSSNKDLIMRLLQDPNSRLVKQIGSLEDAQFEEKQRPNLISESNMSEENHVHAKTDDVINHKQRKFFRRRSKSQEIYPPMGNETPRSSSKIVILKPGPTGLQSPSAQINVNTPARSQYTEKHTIQNERNTSQFSFTEIKRKLKHAMGKDRHGISPEGTIRRFPSEQLKRCNSDRGIFGENLGWSSPNRDHFYTEKFAKSPLGMKSGDKIVKSKGVEAVTLTEASDFPRPGMSNIYIEAKKHLVEMLDNEDETTEVSSGQLSKSLGRILSFPEYNSSPGCSPRKNSKDGMLPSQVREPLTDSIQGENDDRLQHLREDHVTGPSPSSQDIEIESSCSDEYLNESTKSASTNLEVPCENGNTMDEIAASTDHTSPEGDLTEEAIKTRCQEEGEILSVPIDREIQVDGDATNAVDDGNSPHGFDCLKEHPSGKDQNSLSSSPASPAESSSLRKVEDPDSAVDRKERPSPISVLEPLFSEDDVSPASTICRPVDPEIQPRKIHFEEPVSSISEQDCPIVCFENEESAFEYVEAVLLGSGLSWDEFLLRWLSSDQILDPSLFDEVELFSSRSCHDQKVLFDCANEVLKAVCERYFGCNPRVSLGKHNIRPVPKGMDLINEVWEGVEWYLLQYSAPHSLEQLVKKDMERSGTWMNLRLDLGHIGIEMGEIILEELMDDTILSISGDTLECADDVLLPAMSETESSVDQ from the exons ATGGCAAAGAGATCACATCGCCACGCTCTGAGATATGAGAAGGATCGAGCGGGTTGCATTTGGGGTTTGATTAGCATCTTTGACTTCCGCCATGGTCGAGCCACTAGAAAGTTACTCTCAGATAGAACGCGAGGAAGCAAACCAGTTCTTGGTAAGAATCTAG GTTCTGCTTCTTCAAGCTCTATGCAGGAATTACCAAATCCCAGTGATGATAGACTGAATATTGAG GATGATGAAGAAAATGAGGTAGCTGTACCTGATCCTAGAACAAGTGTAAAGGAGCTCATGGAAGAAGAAATGGTCAATGAGCAAAGCCTGAAAGATCAGTGCAATGGTTCTGAAATAGACGCAGAAGATGTTGATTCACAAAAGTCATGGCGTTCAAGAAAGAACAGCAGGCGAACACGCAGAGCTTTCTCCAGACCTAGTAATACACACTCTCATGATTTGGATGATGCAGGAAATTTGAGGTCTGAAGCACCTTGTCATCAAGATTCTGGAGGGACGGCCCTCGATGATCTGGACATTGTAATGGAAGAACTCCGCCAGATTCATCAGAAAAATCGTAAGTTTGTGAAGCTCCGCCAAGGTTCACATAATGCTCATAACAATCAGTCAGATCAGACTCACCCAGTTGTtgaagaaaaggtaaatgcagCAATTGAGGTGTTTATCAATCAGAGATCAAGAAACAATAAACAATTGGGAGAAGATAACAAGACCCTCCAATCAAAAGAATTCATGGATGCTCTGCAGACACTAAGTTCAAATAAGGACTTAATCATGAGACTCCTACAAGATCCAAACTCAAGGCTGGTAAAGCAAATTGGAAGTTTGGAGGATGCTCAGTTTGAGGAAAAGCAGAGACCTAACTTGATTTCAGAATCCAATATGTCAGAGGAAAACCATGTTCATGCAAAAACAGATGATGTCATAAACCACAAACAACGTAAGTTTTTCAGGAGGAGGAGCAAGTCTCAAGAAATTTACCCTCCAATGGGAAATGAGACTCCCCGATCCTCAAGTAAAATTGTTATTTTGAAGCCTGGTCCAACAGGCTTGCAATCACCCAGTGCTCAAATCAATGTTAACACTCCAGCGCGCTCGCAATACACAGAGAAACATACTATTCAGAATGAAAGGAACACATCCCAGTTCTCATTTAcagaaattaaaagaaaactcaAGCATGCAATGGGAAAGGATCGTCATGGGATCTCTCCTGAAGGAACCATCCGCCGATTTCCCTCTGAGCAGTTAAAGCGATGTAACAGTGACAGAGGGATCTTTGGAGAAAATTTAGGATGGAGTTCTCCTAATAGAGACCATTTTTATACTGAAAAATTTGCTAAATCTCCTCTGGGAATGAAGAGTGGGGATAAGATAGTCAAGTCAAAAGGTGTTGAAGCAGTCACACTGACTGAGGCGTCTGACTTTCCCAGGCCAGGAATGTCTAACATCTACATTGAGGCAAAGAAGCACCTCGTGGAGATGCTAGACAATGAAGATGAGACAACAGAGGTTAGTAGTGGACAGTTGTCTAAATCCTTGGGGAGGATACTTTCATTTCCTGAGTACAATAGTTCACCTGGCTGCAGCCCGAGAAAAAACAGCAAGGATGGCATGCTACCTTCCCAAGTGAGGGAGCCTCTTACTGATTCTATACAGGGAGAGAATGATGACAGACTCCAGCATCTACGAGAAGACCATGTTACAGGTCCAAGTCCATCCAGCCAAGACATAGAGATAGAATCTAGCTGTTCTGACGAGTATCTTAATGAGAGCACCAAGTCTGCCAGTACAAATCTAGAGGTTCCATGTGAAAATGGGAACACAATGGATGAAATTGCTGCTTCAACTGATCATACAAGTCCTGAAG GAGATCTAACTGAAGAAGCAATCAAAACCAGATGCCAAGAAGAAGGTGAAATCTTGAGTGTTCCAATTGACAGAGAAATCCAAGTTGATGGTGATGCTACCAATGCAGTGGATGATGGAAATTCTCCCCATGGATTTGACTGCTTAAAAGAA CATCCATCTGGGAAGGATCAAAATAGTCTATCTTCTTCACCAGCCTCACCTGCAGAGTCTTCAAGCCTCAGGAAAGTTGAAGATCCTGACAGTGCAGTTGATAGAAAGGAGCGACCTAGTCCCATATCAGTTCTTGAGCCATTATTCTCAGAGGATGATGTCAGTCCTGCAAGCACCATATGCCGACCAG TTGATCCAGAAATTCAACCACGGAAAATCCATTTCGAAGAACCAGTGTCTTCCATCAGTGAACAAGATTGTCCAATAGTTTGTTTCGAAAATGAAGAATCCGCTTTTGAATATGTAGAAGCAGTTCTTCTTGGCTCAGGATTAAGTTGGGATGAGTTTCTCTTAAGGTGGCTTTCTTCTGACCAGATTCTTGACCCATCATTATTTGACGAGGTAGAGTTATTTTCAAGCCGTTCTTGTCATGATCAAAAGGTCCTTTTTGATTGTGCAAATGAAGTTCTTAAAGCAGTATGTGAGCGCTATTTTGGCTGCAACCCCAGAGTGTCACTCGGTAAACATAACATTCGACCTGTTCCAAAAGGGATGGACCTGATAAATGAAGTATGGGAGGGAGTAGAATGGTATCTTCTCCAATATTCAGCTCCTCATTCTTTGGAACAGCTTGTCAAAAAAGACATGGAAAGATCAGGGACATGGATGAATCTCCGATTGGATCTTGGACATATCGGAATTGAGATGGGGGAGATTATTCTGGAAGAGTTGATGGATGACACAATTTTGAGCATTTCTGGTGATACTTTGGAGTGTGCAGACGATGTTCTCTTACCAGCCATGAGTGAAACTGAGAGTAGCGTGGACCAGTAA
- the LOC125853899 gene encoding uncharacterized protein LOC125853899 isoform X3: MAKRSHRHALRYEKDRAGCIWGLISIFDFRHGRATRKLLSDRTRGSKPVLGSASSSSMQELPNPSDDRLNIEDDEENEVAVPDPRTSVKELMEEEMVNEQSLKDQCNGSEIDAEDVDSQKSWRSRKNSRRTRRAFSRPSNTHSHDLDDAGNLRSEAPCHQDSGGTALDDLDIVMEELRQIHQKNRKFVKLRQGSHNAHNNQSDQTHPVVEEKVNAAIEVFINQRSRNNKQLGEDNKTLQSKEFMDALQTLSSNKDLIMRLLQDPNSRLVKQIGSLEDAQFEEKQRPNLISESNMSEENHVHAKTDDVINHKQRKFFRRRSKSQEIYPPMGNETPRSSSKIVILKPGPTGLQSPSAQINVNTPARSQYTEKHTIQNERNTSQFSFTEIKRKLKHAMGKDRHGISPEGTIRRFPSEQLKRCNSDRGIFGENLGWSSPNRDHFYTEKFAKSPLGMKSGDKIVKSKGVEAVTLTEASDFPRPGMSNIYIEAKKHLVEMLDNEDETTEVSSGQLSKSLGRILSFPEYNSSPGCSPRKNSKDGMLPSQVREPLTDSIQGENDDRLQHLREDHVTGPSPSSQDIEIESSCSDEYLNESTKSASTNLEVPCENGNTMDEIAASTDHTSPEGDLTEEAIKTRCQEEGEILSVPIDREIQVDGDATNAVDDGNSPHGFDCLKEHPSGKDQNSLSSSPASPAESSSLRKVEDPDSAVDRKERPSPISVLEPLFSEDDVSPASTICRPVQLHTVDPEIQPRKIHFEEPVSSISEQDCPIVCFENEESAFEYVEAVLLGSGLSWDEFLLRWLSSDQILDPSLFDEVELFSSRSCHDQKVLFDCANEVLKAVCERYFGCNPRVSLGKHNIRPVPKGMDLINEVWEGVEWYLLQYSAPHSLEQLVKKDMERSGTWMNLRLDLGHIGIEMGEIILEELMDDTILSISGDTLECADDVLLPAMSETESSVDQ, translated from the exons ATGGCAAAGAGATCACATCGCCACGCTCTGAGATATGAGAAGGATCGAGCGGGTTGCATTTGGGGTTTGATTAGCATCTTTGACTTCCGCCATGGTCGAGCCACTAGAAAGTTACTCTCAGATAGAACGCGAGGAAGCAAACCAGTTCTTG GTTCTGCTTCTTCAAGCTCTATGCAGGAATTACCAAATCCCAGTGATGATAGACTGAATATTGAG GATGATGAAGAAAATGAGGTAGCTGTACCTGATCCTAGAACAAGTGTAAAGGAGCTCATGGAAGAAGAAATGGTCAATGAGCAAAGCCTGAAAGATCAGTGCAATGGTTCTGAAATAGACGCAGAAGATGTTGATTCACAAAAGTCATGGCGTTCAAGAAAGAACAGCAGGCGAACACGCAGAGCTTTCTCCAGACCTAGTAATACACACTCTCATGATTTGGATGATGCAGGAAATTTGAGGTCTGAAGCACCTTGTCATCAAGATTCTGGAGGGACGGCCCTCGATGATCTGGACATTGTAATGGAAGAACTCCGCCAGATTCATCAGAAAAATCGTAAGTTTGTGAAGCTCCGCCAAGGTTCACATAATGCTCATAACAATCAGTCAGATCAGACTCACCCAGTTGTtgaagaaaaggtaaatgcagCAATTGAGGTGTTTATCAATCAGAGATCAAGAAACAATAAACAATTGGGAGAAGATAACAAGACCCTCCAATCAAAAGAATTCATGGATGCTCTGCAGACACTAAGTTCAAATAAGGACTTAATCATGAGACTCCTACAAGATCCAAACTCAAGGCTGGTAAAGCAAATTGGAAGTTTGGAGGATGCTCAGTTTGAGGAAAAGCAGAGACCTAACTTGATTTCAGAATCCAATATGTCAGAGGAAAACCATGTTCATGCAAAAACAGATGATGTCATAAACCACAAACAACGTAAGTTTTTCAGGAGGAGGAGCAAGTCTCAAGAAATTTACCCTCCAATGGGAAATGAGACTCCCCGATCCTCAAGTAAAATTGTTATTTTGAAGCCTGGTCCAACAGGCTTGCAATCACCCAGTGCTCAAATCAATGTTAACACTCCAGCGCGCTCGCAATACACAGAGAAACATACTATTCAGAATGAAAGGAACACATCCCAGTTCTCATTTAcagaaattaaaagaaaactcaAGCATGCAATGGGAAAGGATCGTCATGGGATCTCTCCTGAAGGAACCATCCGCCGATTTCCCTCTGAGCAGTTAAAGCGATGTAACAGTGACAGAGGGATCTTTGGAGAAAATTTAGGATGGAGTTCTCCTAATAGAGACCATTTTTATACTGAAAAATTTGCTAAATCTCCTCTGGGAATGAAGAGTGGGGATAAGATAGTCAAGTCAAAAGGTGTTGAAGCAGTCACACTGACTGAGGCGTCTGACTTTCCCAGGCCAGGAATGTCTAACATCTACATTGAGGCAAAGAAGCACCTCGTGGAGATGCTAGACAATGAAGATGAGACAACAGAGGTTAGTAGTGGACAGTTGTCTAAATCCTTGGGGAGGATACTTTCATTTCCTGAGTACAATAGTTCACCTGGCTGCAGCCCGAGAAAAAACAGCAAGGATGGCATGCTACCTTCCCAAGTGAGGGAGCCTCTTACTGATTCTATACAGGGAGAGAATGATGACAGACTCCAGCATCTACGAGAAGACCATGTTACAGGTCCAAGTCCATCCAGCCAAGACATAGAGATAGAATCTAGCTGTTCTGACGAGTATCTTAATGAGAGCACCAAGTCTGCCAGTACAAATCTAGAGGTTCCATGTGAAAATGGGAACACAATGGATGAAATTGCTGCTTCAACTGATCATACAAGTCCTGAAG GAGATCTAACTGAAGAAGCAATCAAAACCAGATGCCAAGAAGAAGGTGAAATCTTGAGTGTTCCAATTGACAGAGAAATCCAAGTTGATGGTGATGCTACCAATGCAGTGGATGATGGAAATTCTCCCCATGGATTTGACTGCTTAAAAGAA CATCCATCTGGGAAGGATCAAAATAGTCTATCTTCTTCACCAGCCTCACCTGCAGAGTCTTCAAGCCTCAGGAAAGTTGAAGATCCTGACAGTGCAGTTGATAGAAAGGAGCGACCTAGTCCCATATCAGTTCTTGAGCCATTATTCTCAGAGGATGATGTCAGTCCTGCAAGCACCATATGCCGACCAG TTCAATTGCATACAGTTGATCCAGAAATTCAACCACGGAAAATCCATTTCGAAGAACCAGTGTCTTCCATCAGTGAACAAGATTGTCCAATAGTTTGTTTCGAAAATGAAGAATCCGCTTTTGAATATGTAGAAGCAGTTCTTCTTGGCTCAGGATTAAGTTGGGATGAGTTTCTCTTAAGGTGGCTTTCTTCTGACCAGATTCTTGACCCATCATTATTTGACGAGGTAGAGTTATTTTCAAGCCGTTCTTGTCATGATCAAAAGGTCCTTTTTGATTGTGCAAATGAAGTTCTTAAAGCAGTATGTGAGCGCTATTTTGGCTGCAACCCCAGAGTGTCACTCGGTAAACATAACATTCGACCTGTTCCAAAAGGGATGGACCTGATAAATGAAGTATGGGAGGGAGTAGAATGGTATCTTCTCCAATATTCAGCTCCTCATTCTTTGGAACAGCTTGTCAAAAAAGACATGGAAAGATCAGGGACATGGATGAATCTCCGATTGGATCTTGGACATATCGGAATTGAGATGGGGGAGATTATTCTGGAAGAGTTGATGGATGACACAATTTTGAGCATTTCTGGTGATACTTTGGAGTGTGCAGACGATGTTCTCTTACCAGCCATGAGTGAAACTGAGAGTAGCGTGGACCAGTAA
- the LOC125853899 gene encoding uncharacterized protein LOC125853899 isoform X1 — protein sequence MAKRSHRHALRYEKDRAGCIWGLISIFDFRHGRATRKLLSDRTRGSKPVLGKNLGSASSSSMQELPNPSDDRLNIEDDEENEVAVPDPRTSVKELMEEEMVNEQSLKDQCNGSEIDAEDVDSQKSWRSRKNSRRTRRAFSRPSNTHSHDLDDAGNLRSEAPCHQDSGGTALDDLDIVMEELRQIHQKNRKFVKLRQGSHNAHNNQSDQTHPVVEEKVNAAIEVFINQRSRNNKQLGEDNKTLQSKEFMDALQTLSSNKDLIMRLLQDPNSRLVKQIGSLEDAQFEEKQRPNLISESNMSEENHVHAKTDDVINHKQRKFFRRRSKSQEIYPPMGNETPRSSSKIVILKPGPTGLQSPSAQINVNTPARSQYTEKHTIQNERNTSQFSFTEIKRKLKHAMGKDRHGISPEGTIRRFPSEQLKRCNSDRGIFGENLGWSSPNRDHFYTEKFAKSPLGMKSGDKIVKSKGVEAVTLTEASDFPRPGMSNIYIEAKKHLVEMLDNEDETTEVSSGQLSKSLGRILSFPEYNSSPGCSPRKNSKDGMLPSQVREPLTDSIQGENDDRLQHLREDHVTGPSPSSQDIEIESSCSDEYLNESTKSASTNLEVPCENGNTMDEIAASTDHTSPEGDLTEEAIKTRCQEEGEILSVPIDREIQVDGDATNAVDDGNSPHGFDCLKEHPSGKDQNSLSSSPASPAESSSLRKVEDPDSAVDRKERPSPISVLEPLFSEDDVSPASTICRPVQLHTVDPEIQPRKIHFEEPVSSISEQDCPIVCFENEESAFEYVEAVLLGSGLSWDEFLLRWLSSDQILDPSLFDEVELFSSRSCHDQKVLFDCANEVLKAVCERYFGCNPRVSLGKHNIRPVPKGMDLINEVWEGVEWYLLQYSAPHSLEQLVKKDMERSGTWMNLRLDLGHIGIEMGEIILEELMDDTILSISGDTLECADDVLLPAMSETESSVDQ from the exons ATGGCAAAGAGATCACATCGCCACGCTCTGAGATATGAGAAGGATCGAGCGGGTTGCATTTGGGGTTTGATTAGCATCTTTGACTTCCGCCATGGTCGAGCCACTAGAAAGTTACTCTCAGATAGAACGCGAGGAAGCAAACCAGTTCTTGGTAAGAATCTAG GTTCTGCTTCTTCAAGCTCTATGCAGGAATTACCAAATCCCAGTGATGATAGACTGAATATTGAG GATGATGAAGAAAATGAGGTAGCTGTACCTGATCCTAGAACAAGTGTAAAGGAGCTCATGGAAGAAGAAATGGTCAATGAGCAAAGCCTGAAAGATCAGTGCAATGGTTCTGAAATAGACGCAGAAGATGTTGATTCACAAAAGTCATGGCGTTCAAGAAAGAACAGCAGGCGAACACGCAGAGCTTTCTCCAGACCTAGTAATACACACTCTCATGATTTGGATGATGCAGGAAATTTGAGGTCTGAAGCACCTTGTCATCAAGATTCTGGAGGGACGGCCCTCGATGATCTGGACATTGTAATGGAAGAACTCCGCCAGATTCATCAGAAAAATCGTAAGTTTGTGAAGCTCCGCCAAGGTTCACATAATGCTCATAACAATCAGTCAGATCAGACTCACCCAGTTGTtgaagaaaaggtaaatgcagCAATTGAGGTGTTTATCAATCAGAGATCAAGAAACAATAAACAATTGGGAGAAGATAACAAGACCCTCCAATCAAAAGAATTCATGGATGCTCTGCAGACACTAAGTTCAAATAAGGACTTAATCATGAGACTCCTACAAGATCCAAACTCAAGGCTGGTAAAGCAAATTGGAAGTTTGGAGGATGCTCAGTTTGAGGAAAAGCAGAGACCTAACTTGATTTCAGAATCCAATATGTCAGAGGAAAACCATGTTCATGCAAAAACAGATGATGTCATAAACCACAAACAACGTAAGTTTTTCAGGAGGAGGAGCAAGTCTCAAGAAATTTACCCTCCAATGGGAAATGAGACTCCCCGATCCTCAAGTAAAATTGTTATTTTGAAGCCTGGTCCAACAGGCTTGCAATCACCCAGTGCTCAAATCAATGTTAACACTCCAGCGCGCTCGCAATACACAGAGAAACATACTATTCAGAATGAAAGGAACACATCCCAGTTCTCATTTAcagaaattaaaagaaaactcaAGCATGCAATGGGAAAGGATCGTCATGGGATCTCTCCTGAAGGAACCATCCGCCGATTTCCCTCTGAGCAGTTAAAGCGATGTAACAGTGACAGAGGGATCTTTGGAGAAAATTTAGGATGGAGTTCTCCTAATAGAGACCATTTTTATACTGAAAAATTTGCTAAATCTCCTCTGGGAATGAAGAGTGGGGATAAGATAGTCAAGTCAAAAGGTGTTGAAGCAGTCACACTGACTGAGGCGTCTGACTTTCCCAGGCCAGGAATGTCTAACATCTACATTGAGGCAAAGAAGCACCTCGTGGAGATGCTAGACAATGAAGATGAGACAACAGAGGTTAGTAGTGGACAGTTGTCTAAATCCTTGGGGAGGATACTTTCATTTCCTGAGTACAATAGTTCACCTGGCTGCAGCCCGAGAAAAAACAGCAAGGATGGCATGCTACCTTCCCAAGTGAGGGAGCCTCTTACTGATTCTATACAGGGAGAGAATGATGACAGACTCCAGCATCTACGAGAAGACCATGTTACAGGTCCAAGTCCATCCAGCCAAGACATAGAGATAGAATCTAGCTGTTCTGACGAGTATCTTAATGAGAGCACCAAGTCTGCCAGTACAAATCTAGAGGTTCCATGTGAAAATGGGAACACAATGGATGAAATTGCTGCTTCAACTGATCATACAAGTCCTGAAG GAGATCTAACTGAAGAAGCAATCAAAACCAGATGCCAAGAAGAAGGTGAAATCTTGAGTGTTCCAATTGACAGAGAAATCCAAGTTGATGGTGATGCTACCAATGCAGTGGATGATGGAAATTCTCCCCATGGATTTGACTGCTTAAAAGAA CATCCATCTGGGAAGGATCAAAATAGTCTATCTTCTTCACCAGCCTCACCTGCAGAGTCTTCAAGCCTCAGGAAAGTTGAAGATCCTGACAGTGCAGTTGATAGAAAGGAGCGACCTAGTCCCATATCAGTTCTTGAGCCATTATTCTCAGAGGATGATGTCAGTCCTGCAAGCACCATATGCCGACCAG TTCAATTGCATACAGTTGATCCAGAAATTCAACCACGGAAAATCCATTTCGAAGAACCAGTGTCTTCCATCAGTGAACAAGATTGTCCAATAGTTTGTTTCGAAAATGAAGAATCCGCTTTTGAATATGTAGAAGCAGTTCTTCTTGGCTCAGGATTAAGTTGGGATGAGTTTCTCTTAAGGTGGCTTTCTTCTGACCAGATTCTTGACCCATCATTATTTGACGAGGTAGAGTTATTTTCAAGCCGTTCTTGTCATGATCAAAAGGTCCTTTTTGATTGTGCAAATGAAGTTCTTAAAGCAGTATGTGAGCGCTATTTTGGCTGCAACCCCAGAGTGTCACTCGGTAAACATAACATTCGACCTGTTCCAAAAGGGATGGACCTGATAAATGAAGTATGGGAGGGAGTAGAATGGTATCTTCTCCAATATTCAGCTCCTCATTCTTTGGAACAGCTTGTCAAAAAAGACATGGAAAGATCAGGGACATGGATGAATCTCCGATTGGATCTTGGACATATCGGAATTGAGATGGGGGAGATTATTCTGGAAGAGTTGATGGATGACACAATTTTGAGCATTTCTGGTGATACTTTGGAGTGTGCAGACGATGTTCTCTTACCAGCCATGAGTGAAACTGAGAGTAGCGTGGACCAGTAA